From Aspergillus luchuensis IFO 4308 DNA, chromosome 2, nearly complete sequence:
TGCGACAGGCTCATTGTTCCCCAAATATGTCCTGAATAAATCATCCCAGTGCTAGCCCGGATGGATATGGCCGTCTACGTAGAGGGCTTGCTAGTTCCGCGGTGGGATGACAGGCAGCAAAATCCAGCTACTATCCCTACCCACCTCGACGTGATTCAGGCCTGCAAACTTGCTTGGGGCGCGATCCTCTGGATGCTGATGCGAAAACAAGCCCACACCCTGCGTATCGTGACCCGCAATCTCCAGCACGAGTGATTCTCCGGCTTCCAGGACCGTGGTTGTCGGCCACATTTCCACGTCAACTGGATACTTATCATCCTCTACCACCGGCAGCACATCAGAACGGGAGTAGCTGCGATATGGCAGGTAAGGGCGGTGCAAAGGATGTGTCTCGTCCACCTTGCGATGCGAAACACGCAGCCAACCCTTGACAACGGGAGCCGGATCGCCGACGGTACCCGTGTAGAACACTTCATTTCCCTCCTTGTCCAGCTTGCGCAGGGTGACGAAGATATCTATATCAGAAGGGGGTGCATTGTCAGGGTTGAGTCGAGAGGCGGAAATGGTTAAGTGTACGACGATATGCCCCGTAATCTCAATGGAAGAGCTGGACGTATAATGGAATTGGATAGGGTCCCTGTGCAGAAGTTAGACCACGAAGGTGATGAGTTCAGGAGAGGGATGACCTACCCATGGAGCGCATCGTAGGTACAGGTATTTGTCGTCTCAGCGGCTACGGTAGATAGAGTACGCTTCGGCGTAAGGAAAAACGTAGTATACTGTGTGTCGGGGATAGGCCAATCCGCCTCAGGGCGACCCGGCTGATCTAACTCATTCGTGGGATCGGAATCCTTGTTCCGCAGAGTGAGATAGACCCGGGGCTGGGTAGTCTTCCAGCCCGCATGGTCGTCATCTCTCAAGAAACAATCCAGAAACGACCGTTGCAGCTCCGCCGATTGCTCCCAGTAAAAGGGTAAGTCATGTCGGCCAACGACGAAGCGTAGAAACTTGTATCGAGAAGACGCTCGCATCCATCCGACCACATTTCCACGCAAGTGCAGCAAAATACCACCCTAGCGCCTAGATGTGAGTACACGCTCGTATTCATAGCAGGCCTCGTTGCTGGCTTACCCAGTTGGCTACACTGAGAACAGGGACTTTGACATCCTCAACAGCAAACACTCGAGACTTGTTTTGCCCATCGTCCGCGAACGGATACCGGACGGTGTTGTCGGTCAAGCCAGCCAGGCTTTGAGCTCGGGTCTCCGAATCCAAGTCCCCTTCGAGAGTCGGGTCACCCCAGCGACCGGGAGTGCCATATTGGTTGGGCAGTACTTGCCGAGACCACCATATCCCTGTACGATCCCAAACCGCCAGCGCAATCAATATCGAAGAACTCGTGACACACCAAAGGGGGTGCTGACCGACCTATAAATTGGTCCGCGAGGATGCCACCATGACGAACAGCCTCTCGGTTATAGTCACTGAAGCCCTCCCAAGGAATAATCGCGGCCAGCCCCTTGGGTCTGCGAGCGGCCACACTCCACTGCGTTGCGGCGTAGTAGCTGACCCCCAGCAGGCCGACCTTGCCGGTCGACCGTTCCTGCTCAGCAGCCCACTCGATCACGTCAAAGAATGTCTCACTGGTTCCACGGGACAGAACGTCTAACTGCCCTGGACTTTGCCCAGTTCCTCTCTCGTCTACTCTCAAGACGATGTAGCCCCGCTGAGTCCAGTACCCTGGGTCGGGGGTTTCCCACGCTGAATGGGCAGATTTGTGCTGTGGGTTCACTTCATCGAAGCTACTTCGATTAAAGACGGAATACGGAACGTCTTTTCCATCTAATTTATGTTAGCGATGCATTGGGTTACTTGCTAGCAGCTATACGAACAGGGACCATAGGTTGCGATCACCGGGTAGGTTTGCGAGCCGAATGGCGGCGTCTTTGGGGAGAAAGACGTTGGCGCGGAGGACTCCTTCGCCAGAGGTTTTCAAGGGAATGTCGACATTCTTCATGAAGACATAGGGGTATGTCTCGCGGTCGGTCTGTAGAAATTGGTTAAGGGTCATCTCGGATGATATACTCTTATGCTCAATATTCAGGGGACGAGGAGATAGGGTGGCTAAAGGAAGTCTACCATCTCAAAAACGAATACCCGAATATATAGTTGATGAAAGAAAGACCGAGCGTGGAAAGGCGGGGGAGGTACTAGCCTCGGTTATGATCTACTTTCTCCTGCGTCCGACCTTGCATCCCGTTCAAACGAAGGACACTATCTGTTTCCTTGAGAGAGACGCAAACTCAAAATGCTTGCTCCAGTGACCTCCAGATCTGTATATGCGATCAATGCATGACTAGCTGGAAAGGGCATATGTGATATTAGCAATACAGCACTGTAGATATATGATGAGTCATTACTATGCTTAAAGGTgtattatgattattttaAGAGATACAAATAGTATGGACATATGATATAAAATCGTATAATAGTCTTTCTAAAAGCTATGTTTCAAATCGTATAAGAATTCTTGTCTTCATTTTACCGATAACTTCTCACTCTCTAGGAGCAAAATGACCACGATGAACTTTAAAATGCACCTGCAGATCGCAAAACATCAGTACGTACAGTGAACATCTCAATCGAAGACCAATTTCATGATCGCAGAATGATCGGAACGCCCTATACATACGGGGGTTCGGGGCTTACAGCTCGGCGTTCGGGAGCAGAAGTCTAAACATTGTCTGAGCGGAGGTCGGGGAACCAGATGTCCGATGCATTTCAATCGGTTGCTTCTTGTTCGTGACCGGCGTTGCGGTGCCGAAACTCCTGCCTGCATTAAAGGGATTCGGACTTCGGTATCAGCCATTCCGTGCACTCATCAGCAGTTTCTGGCGCCTTTGCTCGCAATAATATCAGCGAGACGTGctatcttcttctacttcaattcttgcttcttcctgttgGTCGGGATCGTTGATTGTAATCCTTGGTACTTTTGGGCTTTGCATTCAACTGCCTTTATCCCTTTTCCTAGTCAGAGTATTCTCCCTTTGTTCCTCCCTCGTCCTTTTATGCGCGTATGGTGTAGTAGTGTAAGATCGAGCTTGGTTATCGATAAGCGAGTGCTAATGCGGAGTGACAGCGGCAAAAAAATGTGGGGTAAGCGGTGAGGCATAGCTTTAAAACCATCAAGATGACATTGATAGAACATACTTGATTATGCGTAACATTTGGTCAGCGAGTCTGTAATTTTCGAGTAGAAGTGAGTCAATACAGACAATTTATCAGTTCTATGAGGGAGTAAAACATTACAATCAAAATACCTTACAATGTTTAGTCTCCGCTCTGTATACACCCCACCGATCCGCCGTTAGTCACATCAAAGACTAAGATCACTTCTCCAAAACACGCAATCTCAGCCCGCCATCTTAGTGACAAAACTAGAGCAATTACGGACTAGTTAGCTTCATCAAACACCAGCTTAATCTAACATGcatctctttccttttaccACAACCGATTCATACTTAATAACCCACCATTAATCAACAGCCCATTTACAACTAACATGACTcactccaccaccaccaccatctcatccctgctctcctccacccccctaGACCTCACCCCCTACGAAGTCCTCTACAAACACTTCCACGCGCACCCCGAACTCTCCCGACAGGAGAAACACACCTCAGAATATCTCGCCGCGCATCTCACCCAACTCGGTGTCTTCgacatccacacccacatcGGCGGGTACGGTCTCGCCGGCGTCTTCCGCAATGTCAGCAAtaacaacaccaaccaagaagaaggggaggaggccAAACGCCACCAAACCGTCCTGCTCCGCGCAGACATGGACGCCCTCCCGGTAAAGGAGCTAACCAACCTGCCCTACGccagcaccatcaccatgcgCGACACAGAAGGCAACGACCGACCCGTCATGCACGCCTGCGGCCACGACATGCACATGACCTGTCTCCTCGCGGCAGCCAAGACCCTCGTCAAGCTGCGGGACGCATGGAGCGGGACGCTGATCGTGCTATTCCAGCCGGACGAAGAGCGCGGAGGCGGCGCACAAGCCATGGTCGACGACGGGCTTTACTCGCGCATCCCGGTGCCGGACGTAGTCCTTGGCCAGCATGTCATGCGCATGCGGGCGGGGAGTGTCGCGTCCCGCGAAGGGGCGATtatggcggcggcggatAGTATGAAGATTACGGTGTTTGGGCGGGGCGGACATGGGTCGCAGCCGCATCAGACGGTGGATCCGGTGTTGCTTGCGGCGCATATTGTGGTGAGGTTGCAGAGTATCGTGAGTCGGGAAATTAATCCGGCGGAtttggcggtggtgacggtgggGAGTTTGCAGGCGGGTCAGACGGAGAATATCATTGCGGATCGGGCGGAGATTGGGGTGGATTTTAGGTCTGTGAAATTGGAGGTTAGAGAGCAGATTATTGAGGGCATTAAGAGGATTGTGCAGGCCGAGTGTCTGGCTAGTGGGTCGCCGGTGAAGCCGGTGTTTACCCCGACGAGGAGGTTTCCGCCTACGGTTaatgatggggatgtggCTAGGAGGGTTGCGGAGACGTTTGCGGGGCATTTTCAGGATTTTGATCCTGATGTGGCCAGGACTAATATCGCCGAGGACTTTAGTTCCCTTGCTACTTGTCGGGGTATTCCGAGCTGTTTTTGGTTGCTTGGGGGTGTGGATCAGGGGGTTTGGGATagggctgagaaggagggcaaggTTGAGGAGATTCCGGGGAATCATTCAGCCCTGTTTGCGCCGGTGGTGCAGCCGACGTTGAGGACGGGGGTTGATGCCTTGTGTTTGGCTGCGTTGACTTTTTTGGGGAAGTAATGTAGATGGAGTAGTTACCACGGTTATAGAGAATGGCTACATATATCCTCGACTTAGTAGGCGGATAGAATCTGTTTGCTCTGTCAAAAGGGGAGGTGGGGACTCTTCCTGCAGAGGATAGACAAAATGAGTTATGTGAGCAGAAGCCAGTGTTCGAATTCTCGAATAGGGAGCATGCTGGCCTATATGTATATTATGGGTACATTATAGTAAAAATCATTAGTATATCTCAGTCCATCACTATCCCGTTCCTAAACCCATTCACCATGGCAGCTTCACAAATCCTCAAAAAACCTATTAACCGTCTCTCCTAGCTGTTTCGACCTCTCCCGAATGCGACTCTCATCCATAACGCCCTCTTCGCTAACAAACGCATCGACCATATACAACGGCACCCATTCGAAGTAGGTATTCTTCACCTCGACCGTCGACGACCCCTCTGCATCAGCCTCCTTCATGCCGTCTTCGAGCACCCGTACGGCTTTGACGCCATCGTTGCGCCAGGCACTGATGACCTCCATCGGATCGTTGTCTTCatgatgatcatcttcaatcaTGCTCCCGACACagttgatcttctcgaggTCGCTGAGAACAGCGATCTGGGCACTAGGACTGACGTGTTTTGTGCAAAGCACAGCTGGTAATGACCCCGTCTTGTTGCTCACTCCCTTTGTGCTGGATATCCGGTCGGCACCGAGAAGTAGCAAATCCACGTCGGCGGCAGCCAAAGCGGCAGATGCGTCTGTGTATATCTTCACTTTCAGTTCTTTACCGGGGGTGTCCAGGAACCGTGATTTGAAGTGGCTGACGATGGATGAGCCTATACTAGTGCCTTCAAATAGTGGCCGCGACTCGAGAATGCGAAGTTCCAGCTTTCGGATGTCCAGCGATGCATACGCTTCCAAGATGCTGTCCCGGATAGTTGAGCTAGCCGAAACAGTCAAAATGGTAAGTTTATCCAGCGCCTCCCCATGATGAAGGAACTTGAATCGAATGTAATTTGCAAAAGCATCCTTCACTTGCGTTTGACGACTCTTCCGACACTTGAGATGATGATCGAGCACATTCAGGACCCGCTCCAACTTATGCTGCGAGTTTGTCTGCTCGTCCACAAGTATGTCCTTTACCTCATCTAGAACGGCAATCAGAGCATTCATCGTCGAGGCGCCCATACTTTCTCGACCATTCTTGATAAGATGCCACGCTGCCATGCGAACAGTTTTCCACCATCCCTCACTATTGATCTCGTCTTGCGTCTGAACAATGAAATCCCGGAAGGCCACTAGCGCGATAGCGGTCAATTCCTGCGCTCCGCTCTCGTGGTCGCTTCGTAGACGCTCTAGACCCAGTGAAAGCGCCTTGGCTGCGCGCTCGCTCAATTCTCCTTCGAACCAGACTCGTCGCAAAGAGTCTTTTAGACGCGGGACAATCTCCAAGTCTTCCCTGTCCAGCACCGATTGTGGATCGTACCAGTCCCATCCCTCGTGCTCCCAGTCTATCTTGATAGCGCTTtcgccttttcctccctctgaTGGGTCTTTCAGCTTGAAAGCAAAAGGATGAACGGTCCATTCGCGATTGACAGATCGATCTTCAAAGGTGAATGGCTTCCCTGTGCGCCAGTGGATGAGTGAAGACTGGTCGAGGGAGGTTTCTTCGGCCAATTCGCGCCACGCTGCTTCGATGGGAGAATTGTCGTTGCGACTTATGCTGCCAGAAATCGGGGCGAGATGATGGCTACGTCGCGACAATCAGCAAAAACTGCAGCAATTAAAGAATGTAACGGGGCAAACGAACCTGTACGTCCGCACTTTATCACTGCGCTTGAAGAGCGCAACAACAGGTTTCTCAGACGGACCCTtgggaaaatggaaaataaaTGAAGAAACGACAGCGCGCTTCTCAAGCTGCGACCCGTGAGGCTGTTCCTTGTGCGACATTGTGAATGTGCTGGATAAACTACGCCTGGTGATGCTATTATGTACGCTGCGGCATGTAAAAAGCGGAGCGAAAGAATAAGCCTTTCGGCTGATCAGCATACGGCGCGAGGCGATCGCCGTTTCTTGtcagaataaaaagaagaaatgaaagaGTAGACAGTCGGGGAAATATAAAAGATGGCACAGACGGTCGTAGAGAGTGTCAGCTGATCGGGTAGCTGCCGAAAAGAAATGAGGGGATTCATTCGGTCATGGTCACATCACGCTATCGCTGCAGACACTCAGTCTTACGACGGATATCGAGGGCTGATATAGCTTGCGCCATGGTCAGCAACCTgctcttataatttatccaTTATTATTTCGTATCTTtgataaagaaaagataacTTCACCCAATTGCTCAAGATAACATGTCCGCGCCGATCACGAGTATCTTTTCTCGCCGGGGTTGTAGTACAGCAGTGACGTCAACATTCGTCAGGCGCATCGCTCTATACAACAAGCCCAGGAGTCTGAGTTATAATATCCTCAACAATAACACAAACTCGATTACTGCACAAAACCCACCAAACAGTGTTTCTTCCTACCATCAATCCCATTACCACCTAACCAAAATGCAATCCTATCCCGGTTCCTGCTTCTGTCATAAAATCACCTATAACCTTAACCTCTCGTCTCCAGACGACGCCCGCACGTCCCTCTGCCATTGTCGCAGCTGCAAGGTTAGCCTAGCCAGACTGCTCCATGGTTATGATCTGCgatctataaataaatgtTATCCACAAGGTGCTCAATTGACTAACAAATACCTCCCCGGATTATAGAAAGCTTTCGGAACAAACTACGGTCTAACCGCCAAGGTCCCCAAGGATGCTCTTCAGATCACATCTGGCACGCTGAAGGAGTATGTGGGCGATAATGGGTCTGGGAGTATGATCCATCGCGAGTTTTGTGGGGATTGTGGGAGTTATATTTGCGAGTATGGGGTAGGTTCTGTCTCTTTGAGGTGGTTGGCGGGTAGTGCAGCAAGTGGTTTGCTAACGGGGATTGTGTAGGATGCGGTCAAGAATGATTTTCGGTATATTTGTGTAGGGACATTGGATGATCCGGAGGTGTTGCCGCCCAAGGGGGAGTTCTTCTGTCAGAGTAGGGTTCGTTGGATGCCTGAGATTCCGGGTGAGTAACTACTTGTAGTCGGTCTAGTTCTCTTGGTGGGTGATAACTAATTCGGCGCATAGATGTTTTCCACAAAAGCAAGATCAAGGAGTGATGGGTTTTCTCCGGTATTTCCCCGAATCTAGCTTCCTTTCTATGAAGCTGTCTTATTATGAGCAACTTGTACCCTAGATATGTACACTAGATGATATCTTATGCGATTTCCGTCACACTCTTAACCACCATATCCGGCCGTATCAGTTTTTCCTGGATATGCAGCGCATTCAAGTAGTCATTACTGTCCACACGACGGAAGCCATCTTCCAGCGTCTTCTCAATCCCCGCACTGACATGTCGTCTGGCAACTCTTCCCCTGGCTTCTTGCAAGTCTGCATCGACGAATATGCGATAGTCAACCAAATGTGACACATCACGCCAGTGTTCTTCGTTTAATAGGAGATAATTGCCTTCGATGATAATAATCGAGGCATCGCTTGTGACAGTCATGCCGTTCTCAACGGGGTCTTTGGCCTCGTGATCAAATGACGGTGCATATAACACAGCAGCGTCAGATGATGAGTCTCCGTCTGATGGAAACGGAGTAGAATCTGCCCATTGTCGTAGCTGTTGAACAAACGTAACGAAACGCACTGCGTCAAAGGTCCACGGTGCACCACGCCGGATGTATGCCTCTTCACGGTTAGGAAGAGCATCCAATGCCGCCCGCGACAAGTGGAAGCCGTCCATGGAAATGAGGGCTATTTTGTTTGGTTGTGACTCGGCCTTTCGGAGTTGTTGAGCGACAGCTGAAGCTGTGGTGGTCTTGCCAGAGCCTGGTATTCCAGCGATAGCAACGAGAAGTCGCTTCTTGTCATTCT
This genomic window contains:
- a CDS encoding GFA family protein (COG:S;~EggNog:ENOG410PNTF;~InterPro:IPR011057,IPR006913;~PFAM:PF04828;~go_function: GO:0016846 - carbon-sulfur lyase activity [Evidence IEA]), whose protein sequence is MSAPITSIFSRRGCSTAVTSTFVRRIALYNKPRSLSYNILNNNTNSITAQNPPNSVSSYHQSHYHLTKMQSYPGSCFCHKITYNLNLSSPDDARTSLCHCRSCKKAFGTNYGLTAKVPKDALQITSGTLKEYVGDNGSGSMIHREFCGDCGSYICEYGDAVKNDFRYICVGTLDDPEVLPPKGEFFCQSRVRWMPEIPDVFHKSKIKE
- a CDS encoding uncharacterized protein (COG:S;~EggNog:ENOG410PVJR;~InterPro:IPR008979,IPR029058,IPR005674,IPR013736, IPR000383;~PFAM:PF02129,PF08530;~go_function: GO:0008239 - dipeptidyl-peptidase activity [Evidence IEA];~go_function: GO:0016787 - hydrolase activity [Evidence IEA]), with protein sequence MTLNQFLQTDRETYPYVFMKNTPPFGSQTYPVIATYGPYGKDVPYSVFNRSSFDEVNPQHKSAHSAWETPDPGYWTQRGYIVLRVDERGTGQSPGQLDVLSRGTSETFFDVIEWAAEQERSTGKVGLLGVSYYAATQWSVAARRPKGLAAIIPWEGFSDYNREAVRHGGILADQFIGIWWSRQVLPNQYGTPGRWGDPTLEGDLDSETRAQSLAGLTDNTVRYPFADDGQNKSRVFAVEDVKVPVLSVANWGGILLHLRGNVVGWMRASSRYKFLRFVVGRHDLPFYWEQSAELQRSFLDCFLRDDDHAGWKTTQPRVYLTLRNKDSDPTNELDQPGRPEADWPIPDTQYTTFFLTPKRTLSTVAAETTNTCTYDALHGDPIQFHYTSSSSIEITGHIVVHLTISASRLNPDNAPPSDIDIFVTLRKLDKEGNEVFYTGTVGDPAPVVKGWLRVSHRKVDETHPLHRPYLPYRSYSRSDVLPVVEDDKYPVDVEMWPTTTVLEAGESLVLEIAGHDTQGVGLFSHQHPEDRAPSKFAGLNHVEVGRDSSWILLPVIPPRN
- a CDS encoding M20 family metallopeptidase (COG:E;~EggNog:ENOG410PISA;~InterPro:IPR002933,IPR011650,IPR017439,IPR036264;~MEROPS:MER0002007;~PFAM:PF01546,PF07687;~go_function: GO:0016787 - hydrolase activity [Evidence IEA]); translation: MTHSTTTTISSLLSSTPLDLTPYEVLYKHFHAHPELSRQEKHTSEYLAAHLTQLGVFDIHTHIGGYGLAGVFRNVSNNNTNQEEGEEAKRHQTVLLRADMDALPVKELTNLPYASTITMRDTEGNDRPVMHACGHDMHMTCLLAAAKTLVKLRDAWSGTLIVLFQPDEERGGGAQAMVDDGLYSRIPVPDVVLGQHVMRMRAGSVASREGAIMAAADSMKITVFGRGGHGSQPHQTVDPVLLAAHIVVRLQSIVSREINPADLAVVTVGSLQAGQTENIIADRAEIGVDFRSVKLEVREQIIEGIKRIVQAECLASGSPVKPVFTPTRRFPPTVNDGDVARRVAETFAGHFQDFDPDVARTNIAEDFSSLATCRGIPSCFWLLGGVDQGVWDRAEKEGKVEEIPGNHSALFAPVVQPTLRTGVDALCLAALTFLGK
- the YFH7 gene encoding phosphoribulokinase/uridine kinase family protein (COG:F,H;~EggNog:ENOG410PIAB;~InterPro:IPR006083,IPR027417,IPR003593;~PFAM:PF00485;~go_function: GO:0005524 - ATP binding [Evidence IEA];~go_function: GO:0016301 - kinase activity [Evidence IEA]), producing MEAEYIRIADAIQQEARKNDKKRLLVAIAGIPGSGKTTTASAVAQQLRKAESQPNKIALISMDGFHLSRAALDALPNREEAYIRRGAPWTFDAVRFVTFVQQLRQWADSTPFPSDGDSSSDAAVLYAPSFDHEAKDPVENGMTVTSDASIIIIEGNYLLLNEEHWRDVSHLVDYRIFVDADLQEARGRVARRHVSAGIEKTLEDGFRRVDSNDYLNALHIQEKLIRPDMVVKSVTEIA
- a CDS encoding translation initiation factor eIF-2B subunit family protein (COG:J;~EggNog:ENOG410PMTS;~InterPro:IPR042529,IPR000086,IPR000649,IPR015797, IPR037171;~PFAM:PF00293,PF01008;~go_function: GO:0016787 - hydrolase activity [Evidence IEA];~go_process: GO:0044237 - cellular metabolic process [Evidence IEA]) translates to MLISRKAYSFAPLFTCRSVHNSITRRSLSSTFTMSHKEQPHGSQLEKRAVVSSFIFHFPKGPSEKPVVALFKRSDKVRTYSHHLAPISGSISRNDNSPIEAAWRELAEETSLDQSSLIHWRTGKPFTFEDRSVNREWTVHPFAFKLKDPSEGGKGESAIKIDWEHEGWDWYDPQSVLDREDLEIVPRLKDSLRRVWFEGELSERAAKALSLGLERLRSDHESGAQELTAIALVAFRDFIVQTQDEINSEGWWKTVRMAAWHLIKNGRESMGASTMNALIAVLDEVKDILVDEQTNSQHKLERVLNVLDHHLKCRKSRQTQVKDAFANYIRFKFLHHGEALDKLTILTVSASSTIRDSILEAYASLDIRKLELRILESRPLFEGTSIGSSIVSHFKSRFLDTPGKELKVKIYTDASAALAAADVDLLLLGADRISSTKGVSNKTGSLPAVLCTKHVSPSAQIAVLSDLEKINCVGSMIEDDHHEDNDPMEVISAWRNDGVKAVRVLEDGMKEADAEGSSTVEVKNTYFEWVPLYMVDAFVSEEGVMDESRIRERSKQLGETVNRFFEDL